One window from the genome of Esox lucius isolate fEsoLuc1 chromosome 23, fEsoLuc1.pri, whole genome shotgun sequence encodes:
- the plxna4 gene encoding plexin-A4 isoform X4 has protein sequence MKSHQTRTWAFCLTLCCFLSALTLPVTLASRPLPYAPAGASIITASIAVEEAEEDYSTFRAEIPEWKFNHVAVDERNGNVYLGSVNRIYKLSPDLEVQVSHQTGPDEDNRKCYPPRIVQPCSEPLSLTNNVNKMLLMDYRENRLLACGSLYQGICKLLRLDDLFKLGEPFHKKEHYLSGANESGSVFGVIVSYGDSSPDKLFVATAVDGKPEYFPTISSRKLARNSEEDGMFAYVFHDEFVASMIKIPSDTFTVVPDFDIYYVYGFGSGNFVYFLTLQPEMGNGPAAGSSSTGREQVYTSKLVRLCKDDTAFNSYVEVPLGCVKGGVEYRLLQAAYLSKAGAILGRSLGVGPDDDVLFTVFSKGQKRRPREASQESALCVFALREINERIKERLQSCYKGEGTLDLAWLKVKDIPCSSALLTIDDNFCGLDMNAPLGVSEMVRGIPLFSDSADKMTSVIAYVYKNHSLAFVGTQSGRIKKAGRSVGNPGDGHT, from the exons ATGAAGTCCCACCAAACCAGGACATGGGCCTTCTGTCTGACCCTGTGCTGCTTCCTGTCGGCTCTGACTCTCCCTGTCACCTTGGCCTCCCGGCCCCTCCCCTACGCCCCCGCCGGCGCGTCCATCATCACCGCGTCCATCGCCGTagaggaggcggaggaggacTACAGCACGTTTCGCGCCGAGATCCCAGAGTGGAAGTTCAACCACGTGGCGGTTGACGAACGCAATGGCAATGTGTACCTGGGATCAGTCAACCGCATTTACAAACTGTCGCCCGACCTGGAAGTTCAGGTGTCCCACCAGACGGGCCCGGATGAGGACAACCGCAAGTGCTACCCTCCGCGCATCGTCCAGCCCTGCAGCGAGCCGCTGTCTCTCACCAACAACGTCAACAAGATGCTGCTGATGGACTACCGGGAGAACCGTCTACTGGCCTGTGGCAGCCTCTACCAGGGCATCTGTAAACTCCTTCGCCTGGACGACCTTTTCAAGCTGGGCGAGCCCTTCCACAAGAAGGAGCACTACCTTTCTGGCGCCAACGAGAGTGGCTCCGTGTTCGGGGTAATCGTGTCGTACGGAGACTCCTCGCCCGACAAGCTGTTCGTGGCCACGGCGGTAGACGGCAAGCCCGAGTACTTCCCCACTATCTCCAGCCGCAAGCTGGCACGCAACTCCGAGGAGGATGGCATGTTTGCCTACGTCTTCCACGACGAGTTCGTCGCATCAATGATCAAGATCCCGTCGGACACGTTCACTGTGGTGCCGGACTTTGACATCTATTATGTCTACGGCTTCGGCTCGGGGAACTTTGTCTACTTCCTGACGCTGCAACCGGAGATGGGGAACGGGCCGGCCGCTGGCTCCTCCTCCACTGGACGGGAGCAGGTCTACACCTCGAAACTAGTCCGCTTGTGCAAAGACGACACAGCCTTCAACTCTTACGTGGAGGTTCCCCTGGGGTGTGTGAAAGGCGGCGTGGAGTACCGTCTCCTACAGGCCGCCTACCTCTCCAAGGCTGGCGCCATATTGGGGCGCTCGCTAGGCGTGGGGCCCGACGATGACGTTCTCTTCACCGTCTTCTCCAAGGGCCAGAAGCGGCGACCGCGTGAGGCCTCGCAGGAGTCAGCGCTCTGCGTGTTTGCTCTGCGGGAGATCAACGAGCGCATCAAGGAGAGGCTGCAGTCGTGCTACAAGGGTGAGGGCACCCTGGACCTGGCCTGGCTTAAGGTCAAGGACATCCCATGCAGCAGTGCT CTCCTAACAATCGATGACAACTTCTGCGGCCTGGATATGAACGCTCCCCTGGGGGTGTCGGAGATGGTGCGGGGTATCCCTCTCTTTTCTGACTCCGCCGATAAGATGACCTCGGTCATCGCCTACGTCTACAAGAACCACTCGCTGGCGTTTGTGGGAACTCAGAGCGGACGCATCAAGAAG